One Jeotgalicoccus saudimassiliensis DNA window includes the following coding sequences:
- a CDS encoding TetR/AcrR family transcriptional regulator, protein MSKQLANKERRHKAIIDAAEKLLIESSWDSVQMQDIAKEAEVGVATLFRYFPKKQMLIIAVANQILTEELDFYCDISKQEITGIEKVESIFTRVNRLDNPGALKKSKFIDVFESNISEFDNFAAEAKDYFAIRNDISNIVSKIVQEGQTDNTLPSGEGVTDEIMTMINNYSLFARKLALMKGIMTLEKHPGISTQLKIMHDMYMERLRES, encoded by the coding sequence ATGTCAAAACAGCTGGCAAACAAAGAACGCCGTCATAAGGCTATTATCGATGCTGCCGAAAAACTGCTGATAGAAAGCAGCTGGGACAGCGTGCAGATGCAGGATATCGCAAAAGAAGCTGAAGTCGGTGTCGCAACACTTTTCAGATACTTCCCGAAAAAGCAGATGCTTATTATCGCAGTTGCCAATCAGATATTAACTGAAGAACTCGATTTTTACTGTGATATCAGTAAACAGGAGATAACCGGCATTGAAAAAGTCGAATCAATCTTTACGAGAGTAAATAGACTTGATAATCCCGGTGCATTAAAGAAATCGAAGTTTATCGATGTCTTTGAATCGAATATCAGCGAGTTCGATAATTTTGCAGCAGAAGCAAAAGATTACTTCGCCATACGCAATGATATTTCCAATATCGTAAGCAAAATTGTCCAAGAAGGTCAGACCGATAATACACTGCCTTCCGGCGAGGGTGTTACCGATGAAATTATGACGATGATTAATAACTACAGTCTTTTCGCACGGAAGCTTGCGCTGATGAAAGGTATTATGACATTGGAAAAGCACCCGGGTATCAGCACCCAGTTAAAAATTATGCATGACATGTATATGGAAAGACTCAGAGAATCTTAA
- a CDS encoding SLC13 family permease, whose amino-acid sequence MRLNRTRFTMTFNISVILVFILLIFIAPSTFLQDFTPEQRRTVGLLVLAIYLWTISPLPSGAASILLLAMMMILGLVDSVESAMSGFLSSALYFILILTILSRVLVKTGVDKVVASQLLRLNEKGPKAIAVALPVLIAILPALMPSAFARLKMLLPFVDRLNDSFGFSNHSVFKKYALYVIGLMNQNGTIIVYTGGGFPVLAAQLLNDYNVADLGWLEWFLIIAPPLWLALLIVNIFAWNYFKYSYPSETPDSQVQKAIQPEKYFETPRERKRFQFVIMTFLMMIIVWALTDNNVVPTLLPPMILLVIYSIPKIGLLNNTDIRAFDWESFLLLGASFSIGILLDQNGTAVVIAEHMMQFVPEDSGLIFKTVLIALITFVFRMIFIVPSSAIIVIFPIVVSYADITNIPALSLAFLVILIVGGTNILPIHSPTSYFAFQSGVLSKKDHYIIAAFSTGIFIITAIIAASTYWTLWL is encoded by the coding sequence ATGAGATTAAATAGAACAAGATTTACAATGACATTTAATATTTCAGTAATACTGGTTTTTATACTTCTTATCTTTATTGCTCCATCGACTTTTCTTCAGGATTTCACACCTGAACAGCGAAGAACTGTGGGGCTTCTTGTACTTGCCATTTATCTATGGACCATTTCTCCTCTGCCGTCAGGAGCAGCGAGTATACTTCTTCTCGCGATGATGATGATTCTCGGACTTGTAGACTCAGTCGAAAGTGCAATGAGCGGATTTCTATCTTCTGCGCTTTATTTCATTTTAATTTTAACTATATTAAGCAGAGTGCTTGTGAAGACCGGTGTCGATAAAGTCGTCGCCTCGCAGCTGCTGAGATTGAATGAAAAAGGTCCTAAAGCGATAGCTGTTGCACTGCCGGTACTGATTGCAATACTCCCTGCACTTATGCCCTCCGCATTCGCACGGCTTAAAATGCTGCTGCCATTCGTAGACAGATTGAATGATTCATTCGGATTTTCAAATCACAGTGTTTTCAAGAAGTATGCATTATATGTTATCGGACTAATGAATCAGAACGGAACTATTATAGTCTATACCGGCGGAGGCTTCCCGGTTTTAGCAGCTCAGCTTTTAAATGACTACAATGTTGCTGATCTTGGATGGCTGGAATGGTTTCTTATTATTGCACCGCCGCTTTGGCTGGCGCTGCTTATCGTAAATATATTTGCATGGAATTACTTTAAATATTCCTATCCATCCGAAACTCCGGACAGCCAGGTCCAAAAAGCAATTCAGCCTGAAAAGTATTTTGAAACACCACGGGAGAGAAAAAGGTTCCAATTTGTAATAATGACTTTTTTGATGATGATTATAGTATGGGCACTAACAGATAATAATGTCGTTCCGACCTTGCTGCCGCCAATGATCCTGCTCGTTATTTACTCAATTCCGAAAATCGGTTTGCTGAATAATACAGATATCAGAGCATTTGACTGGGAAAGCTTTCTGCTTCTCGGCGCCTCTTTTTCCATCGGTATTTTACTGGATCAGAATGGAACAGCTGTAGTAATAGCAGAACATATGATGCAGTTTGTTCCCGAGGATTCCGGATTGATTTTTAAAACTGTACTTATTGCTTTGATTACATTTGTATTCAGAATGATATTTATTGTTCCTTCATCTGCCATAATAGTAATTTTTCCTATCGTAGTTTCTTATGCAGACATCACTAACATACCTGCATTAAGTCTTGCATTTCTTGTAATTTTAATTGTCGGCGGTACAAATATTTTGCCCATACATTCACCCACATCATATTTTGCATTTCAATCAGGAGTTCTCAGTAAAAAAGATCATTATATAATCGCTGCATTTTCAACAGGTATATTCATTATCACTGCAATAATCGCTGCATCCACTTATTGGACGCTATGGTTGTAA
- a CDS encoding ATP-binding protein: MKRFLEVSLETKINGILIGVISLIIISLSAFYLYHSGNEYYDNAKRLTLQSAKTISFLPSITDSDNLKDNEKIQTLTNQYIFENDIDFVIVKNKGGTILSHPNPSMIGEHEPYEEDMRANIFGAYYTEVTDKYIEPAVIAIAPVYTGNEVRQLSGVVKVGYFESKITEKVLNKLYQLSFIIIFFIILSFFISRWFGKYIKSETLGYEPKEITMILKNRENIFSALDEGIIAADLSGKIIYVNKAARKYLGNSADTHMNNNIHDYFQNDLERYLNQNDSNNGIRYFETYLDDKEIVVIVNNLYEKEERSGHVIILRDMTEMSELSNKLTIVESLFDDLRAQSHEYKNRLHLISGLLEMQKYHGIRDVLDDEIDNLDLYEKNLIGIEEDRIKALLIAKMNKAAEKQVNFKINNQSQMIPISNKHKINSLITIISNLIDNSIEAVLDQNEPEINFYIGYFDGWLEIAVQDNGCGINDEENIFKKGYSTKNGGINRGYGLYNVTANVELLEGYIDVKSRNGQTVFTVEVPIAEEGEYNIENSYS; this comes from the coding sequence ATGAAGCGTTTTTTAGAAGTAAGCCTTGAAACTAAAATTAATGGGATATTGATTGGCGTTATAAGCCTAATCATCATTTCATTGTCAGCTTTTTACCTTTATCACTCAGGCAATGAATATTACGACAATGCAAAAAGACTGACTCTCCAATCTGCAAAAACTATTTCTTTTTTACCATCAATAACTGACAGTGATAATTTAAAAGATAATGAAAAAATTCAGACGCTGACCAATCAGTATATTTTTGAGAATGATATAGATTTCGTTATCGTGAAAAATAAAGGAGGAACTATTCTGTCCCATCCAAACCCTTCAATGATTGGGGAACATGAACCATACGAGGAAGACATGCGTGCGAATATTTTTGGTGCTTACTATACGGAGGTAACCGATAAGTATATAGAACCTGCTGTTATAGCCATAGCTCCTGTCTATACGGGAAATGAAGTTAGGCAATTGAGCGGCGTAGTTAAAGTCGGTTATTTTGAAAGTAAAATTACTGAGAAAGTGCTGAATAAACTGTATCAGCTTTCATTCATTATTATCTTTTTCATCATTCTAAGTTTCTTTATCAGCAGATGGTTTGGAAAATACATAAAATCAGAGACACTAGGTTATGAACCAAAAGAAATTACTATGATTCTTAAAAACCGGGAAAATATTTTTTCAGCTCTGGATGAAGGGATCATTGCGGCTGATTTATCCGGAAAAATTATTTATGTTAATAAGGCAGCTCGTAAATATCTTGGAAACTCTGCAGATACTCACATGAATAATAATATCCATGATTACTTTCAAAATGATTTAGAAAGATATTTAAATCAAAATGACAGCAATAATGGTATCAGATACTTTGAAACTTATTTAGACGACAAAGAAATTGTTGTTATTGTTAATAATCTCTACGAAAAAGAAGAACGTTCCGGTCACGTCATTATATTAAGAGATATGACAGAGATGTCAGAGCTCTCCAATAAACTAACCATTGTAGAATCACTTTTTGATGATTTACGAGCACAAAGTCATGAATATAAAAACAGACTTCACCTTATTTCAGGATTGCTGGAAATGCAAAAATATCATGGCATACGGGATGTACTTGATGATGAAATAGATAATCTGGATTTATATGAAAAAAACCTGATTGGTATCGAAGAAGACCGAATAAAAGCTCTGCTGATTGCCAAAATGAATAAAGCCGCTGAAAAACAGGTTAATTTCAAAATCAATAATCAGAGCCAGATGATTCCTATTTCCAATAAACATAAAATTAATTCTCTGATTACTATTATCAGTAATCTCATTGACAATTCCATTGAAGCAGTGCTCGATCAGAATGAACCTGAAATCAATTTTTATATCGGTTATTTTGACGGATGGCTGGAAATTGCAGTTCAGGATAACGGCTGCGGTATAAATGATGAGGAGAACATCTTTAAAAAGGGTTATTCGACTAAGAACGGCGGTATCAACAGAGGCTACGGACTTTATAACGTTACTGCAAATGTTGAGCTTCTCGAAGGATATATAGACGTCAAATCCAGGAACGGTCAAACTGTATTCACCGTTGAAGTTCCTATAGCCGAGGAAGGAGAATATAATATTGAAAATTCTTATAGTTGA
- a CDS encoding response regulator — protein MKILIVEDDFRIAEMYKEYLLKNAPEDEIHIALNAAESLKTIQNHDINLMLVDIYLPDMHGDKLIENVLKQYPYMNFIVVTASQESEKVKNAMQLGALYYLVKPVKLDKLSETVNDYKKKNVTLSKSIELEQDDIDMYFGRIGTPAVNSLPKGIDPLTLKKIEEVFSNQHEWTSSQLGEHLGTSRTTVRRYLEYMRELGKLTVSQDFGDKGRPEKKYRKNLS, from the coding sequence TTGAAAATTCTTATAGTTGAAGACGATTTTAGAATAGCAGAAATGTATAAGGAATACTTGTTGAAAAATGCACCTGAAGACGAGATACACATTGCTCTGAATGCAGCTGAGAGTCTAAAAACCATACAGAACCACGATATTAATCTCATGCTTGTAGATATTTACCTCCCCGATATGCATGGTGATAAATTAATAGAAAATGTTTTAAAACAATATCCTTATATGAACTTTATAGTAGTAACAGCAAGTCAGGAAAGTGAAAAGGTTAAAAATGCGATGCAGCTCGGCGCACTATACTATTTAGTCAAGCCTGTGAAACTGGATAAATTAAGTGAGACTGTTAATGACTATAAAAAGAAAAATGTGACTCTTTCAAAATCAATTGAACTGGAACAAGATGATATAGATATGTATTTCGGGCGCATAGGGACACCTGCGGTAAACAGTCTTCCAAAAGGCATTGACCCATTGACACTTAAAAAGATTGAAGAAGTTTTTTCAAACCAGCATGAATGGACATCATCCCAGCTGGGTGAGCATTTGGGAACTTCCAGAACAACGGTCCGAAGATATTTGGAATACATGAGAGAGTTGGGAAAGCTGACTGTTTCTCAGGATTTTGGAGATAAGGGACGGCCTGAAAAAAAGTATAGAAAGAACCTATCGTGA
- a CDS encoding tripartite tricarboxylate transporter substrate binding protein: MKGHMKIFSGIMLSAALVLGGCSSGDSSADSEAAYPTKNLEIVAPATPGGGWDTTARAMQNVLDSEGLVESNMNVVNKPGGGGEVGWQYLKGKDGHTISINSSLVIANNLLGQSELTYEDFTPLAILATEWMTVAVPGDSEIEDGIAMLDQLKEDPKSLKIGVGPALGNNDHLSFVRVAEDYGVDVSQLDYMIYESGGDILTALMGGHIDVATLSLSESLDQHLDGSINIIATTADAPIPEDESIQSWQDQGIDFTFPHWRGIMGPPDMTEEEIAYWDETFGKMVETEGWQQVLENNSWEDYYMDSAETSAFLEEQSAMYEDLMQKAGLTE, encoded by the coding sequence ATGAAAGGCCATATGAAAATATTTTCAGGAATCATGTTATCCGCTGCTCTAGTGCTCGGAGGGTGCAGCAGCGGTGACAGTTCAGCAGATTCGGAAGCAGCTTATCCTACAAAGAATCTTGAAATCGTTGCACCTGCAACACCAGGAGGCGGCTGGGATACTACAGCACGTGCTATGCAAAATGTTCTTGATTCAGAGGGACTTGTTGAATCAAATATGAATGTTGTTAACAAACCGGGAGGCGGCGGTGAAGTCGGCTGGCAATATCTTAAAGGTAAAGACGGTCATACGATTTCAATTAACTCGAGTCTTGTAATCGCTAATAACCTTTTAGGTCAAAGTGAGCTTACATACGAAGACTTCACACCATTAGCAATTCTTGCAACAGAGTGGATGACGGTTGCAGTTCCCGGTGATTCTGAAATTGAAGACGGGATTGCGATGCTCGATCAGCTGAAAGAAGATCCTAAATCATTGAAAATCGGTGTAGGACCGGCTCTTGGAAACAATGACCATCTTTCATTCGTACGTGTTGCTGAAGATTATGGAGTAGACGTATCACAACTTGATTATATGATTTATGAAAGTGGCGGAGACATTCTGACTGCTCTGATGGGCGGACATATTGACGTTGCGACACTTTCACTTTCAGAATCACTTGATCAGCACCTGGACGGCAGCATCAACATTATTGCTACAACTGCAGATGCACCAATTCCGGAAGACGAAAGCATTCAGTCATGGCAGGATCAGGGCATCGACTTTACTTTCCCTCACTGGAGAGGAATCATGGGACCGCCTGATATGACAGAAGAAGAAATAGCTTACTGGGATGAAACATTCGGCAAAATGGTCGAAACCGAAGGATGGCAGCAGGTTCTGGAAAATAACAGCTGGGAAGACTACTACATGGACAGCGCAGAAACGAGTGCTTTCCTTGAAGAACAGAGTGCAATGTATGAAGATCTTATGCAAAAAGCAGGCTTAACTGAGTAA
- a CDS encoding tripartite tricarboxylate transporter TctB family protein — protein MEIIRFIVPSIILVISVIYLILTFNLPESKVGNPTAAMNYPLLIGFSLLGLSILYILSEIKDKKKAFTAFKIFADKELTVKVVVVMVFCLGYTLLFERIGFLISTVLFLGALLFLINGRRKWIMNITVAVLFSFISWYTFSELLSVSLP, from the coding sequence GTGGAGATCATTAGATTTATAGTACCTTCAATCATACTGGTAATTTCCGTAATCTATCTGATACTGACATTTAACTTACCTGAGTCCAAAGTTGGAAATCCTACAGCAGCAATGAACTACCCGCTGCTGATAGGGTTTTCACTTTTAGGATTGTCAATTCTTTATATTCTGTCGGAAATCAAAGACAAGAAGAAAGCCTTCACAGCATTTAAGATATTTGCTGATAAAGAACTGACAGTAAAAGTTGTTGTTGTGATGGTATTCTGTTTAGGTTACACATTATTATTTGAACGCATCGGATTTTTAATTTCGACAGTGTTATTTTTAGGAGCTTTATTATTTTTAATAAACGGAAGACGCAAATGGATAATGAATATTACTGTAGCAGTTTTGTTTTCATTTATTTCATGGTACACGTTCTCAGAACTGTTAAGCGTCAGCTTGCCATAA
- a CDS encoding tripartite tricarboxylate transporter permease — protein sequence MGVDWNSFLEGLTTALSLQNIIFIILGGLLGTIVGMLPGLGPATAIAVLIPITFGMDSTSALVLLGAIYYGAMYGGSRSSILLNTPGDGSAIAATFDGYPMTRKGQAGQALTLATLASLVGGTVAIIGFVFLAKPLANFALQFGPAEYFFLLLFTLSAVVSLAKGNMIKGFVSMALGLLITTIGVDSQSGVYRYTFDIPHLSEGIDFLVVIIGIYAVGEVLYNILLLNDDSQRIKQSVGKTWITKEQWKRSFWPTLRQSPVGFLIGILPGAGGSIASMISYSTEQQLSKKSEEFGKGAPEGLAAPESSNNAAAIGAFIPMLTMGIPGSGTTAVILGALIMLGLQPGPMLFQNQPDVVWTFINSLAIGNIALVIMNILLIGFLIKILKTPPKVLYPIILVLAFIGTYTLGYSIVDFSILMIFGVIGLFMKILNIPTAPLILAVIIGHQLEQNFRMASVSYDNVFAMMTASPIAILFAVLTVSSVFLPMILGRLSRVKVDNKG from the coding sequence ATGGGTGTAGATTGGAATAGTTTTCTGGAAGGTTTAACAACAGCCTTAAGCCTCCAAAATATAATATTTATTATTCTCGGCGGACTGCTGGGAACAATTGTCGGTATGCTTCCGGGCCTTGGCCCTGCCACAGCGATTGCAGTTCTTATTCCGATTACATTTGGAATGGACTCTACAAGCGCGCTTGTTCTTCTTGGAGCAATTTACTATGGAGCAATGTACGGCGGTTCCAGAAGCTCGATTTTACTCAATACACCGGGTGACGGATCTGCAATCGCAGCAACATTTGACGGATACCCAATGACAAGAAAAGGGCAGGCCGGGCAGGCTTTAACATTAGCAACTCTTGCTTCTTTAGTTGGTGGTACCGTAGCAATTATCGGATTTGTATTTCTCGCCAAACCATTAGCAAACTTTGCATTGCAGTTTGGACCTGCAGAGTACTTCTTCCTGCTGTTATTCACACTGTCAGCTGTAGTTTCTCTCGCAAAAGGAAATATGATAAAGGGGTTTGTTTCAATGGCCCTTGGTCTTCTTATAACTACAATTGGTGTGGATTCACAGTCAGGTGTATATCGTTATACATTTGATATCCCGCACCTGAGCGAAGGAATCGATTTTCTTGTAGTTATTATCGGTATTTATGCTGTCGGGGAAGTGCTCTACAACATTTTACTTCTTAATGACGACAGTCAGAGAATTAAACAGAGTGTAGGTAAAACCTGGATTACAAAAGAGCAGTGGAAGCGTTCATTCTGGCCGACTCTCCGCCAGTCTCCTGTCGGTTTCCTGATAGGAATACTTCCAGGGGCCGGCGGTTCCATTGCCTCAATGATCAGTTATTCAACTGAGCAGCAGCTATCCAAAAAGAGTGAAGAATTTGGTAAAGGAGCACCTGAAGGGCTCGCTGCACCGGAGTCTTCGAATAACGCAGCGGCAATCGGTGCATTTATACCTATGCTTACTATGGGTATCCCCGGTTCAGGTACAACCGCAGTAATTCTCGGTGCTCTCATTATGCTTGGACTGCAGCCCGGACCGATGCTGTTTCAGAACCAGCCGGATGTTGTGTGGACATTCATTAACAGTTTAGCTATCGGTAACATCGCACTTGTTATTATGAATATACTTTTAATCGGGTTCTTAATTAAAATCTTAAAAACACCGCCTAAAGTACTCTATCCGATTATCTTAGTACTGGCATTTATCGGAACATACACACTCGGATACAGTATTGTCGACTTTTCTATTCTGATGATCTTTGGAGTTATCGGTCTGTTTATGAAGATCCTTAACATTCCTACTGCACCGCTGATTCTTGCAGTTATAATCGGCCACCAGCTGGAACAGAACTTCAGAATGGCAAGTGTAAGTTACGATAATGTCTTTGCAATGATGACTGCTTCACCAATTGCAATTTTATTTGCAGTATTAACTGTGTCATCTGTATTCCTTCCTATGATACTTGGACGTCTTTCAAGAGTAAAAGTTGATAATAAAGGATGA
- the prpB gene encoding methylisocitrate lyase, whose product MTWIIEESKSQQQLASDFMEHVKNDNALPIVGAHDGMSSLLAKKCGFNHLYLSGGALSASMGIPDIGLLTLEDVAGRAREIIRASNLPLLVDIDNGFGEPLNVARTCLEMVEARVAAVQIEDQQIPKKCGHLNGKKLISEDDMVKKIQMIKKTAPTLKIVARSDAYAVEGMPGMTERLHAYIEAGADIVFPEAMRSEDDFRFMRKEFNVPVLANMTEFGKTDYIDLETFSEIGINLVIFPVTSLRAAAYNIETTYKVIKEKGTQKSVLDKLQTRKELYEILKLHEYEEMDSKIARTVLPGEQVDD is encoded by the coding sequence TTGACTTGGATTATTGAAGAATCAAAAAGCCAGCAGCAGCTGGCTTCAGATTTTATGGAACATGTAAAAAATGATAATGCATTACCAATTGTGGGAGCTCATGACGGCATGAGCTCCCTTTTGGCAAAAAAATGCGGTTTTAATCATCTGTATCTTTCCGGTGGCGCACTGTCGGCAAGTATGGGTATTCCTGACATAGGGCTTTTGACTCTGGAAGATGTCGCCGGCCGTGCACGCGAAATTATAAGAGCATCAAATCTTCCCCTGCTGGTTGATATCGACAACGGGTTTGGAGAACCTTTAAATGTTGCACGGACATGTCTCGAAATGGTCGAAGCAAGGGTAGCTGCTGTTCAAATCGAAGATCAGCAGATTCCTAAAAAATGCGGACATTTAAACGGAAAGAAACTGATTTCTGAAGATGATATGGTTAAAAAGATTCAAATGATTAAAAAGACTGCCCCAACGCTTAAAATTGTTGCACGCTCTGATGCATATGCTGTGGAAGGGATGCCAGGCATGACTGAAAGGCTTCACGCATATATAGAAGCCGGTGCCGACATCGTATTTCCCGAGGCAATGCGTTCTGAAGATGACTTCCGCTTTATGCGAAAAGAATTTAATGTTCCTGTACTTGCTAATATGACTGAATTCGGAAAAACAGATTATATTGATCTTGAAACCTTTTCTGAAATAGGAATCAATCTGGTTATTTTTCCTGTAACGTCACTCAGAGCTGCTGCTTATAATATCGAAACAACCTATAAAGTAATAAAAGAAAAAGGTACTCAGAAATCTGTACTGGATAAACTCCAGACTCGTAAAGAGCTGTATGAAATTCTAAAACTGCACGAATATGAAGAAATGGATTCAAAAATTGCCCGTACAGTACTGCCCGGTGAACAAGTAGATGACTGA
- a CDS encoding glutathione peroxidase, translating to MSSIYDIEVENKDHSTYTLDKYEDHVIVIVNTATKCGLSGQFDGLEKLYQQYKDEKFIILGFPCNQFANQEPGSAEEAAESCKINYGVTFPIHEKINVNGENEHPLYTYLKEQQGGLLGSKIKWNFTKFVIDRNGEVVKRFGPKDEPKKMDSLIQELL from the coding sequence ATGAGCAGTATTTATGATATAGAAGTTGAAAATAAAGACCACAGCACTTACACACTCGATAAGTACGAAGACCATGTAATAGTTATCGTTAACACAGCAACAAAATGCGGTTTAAGCGGACAGTTTGACGGACTTGAAAAGCTGTATCAGCAATATAAAGATGAGAAGTTTATCATTCTAGGTTTCCCATGTAACCAGTTTGCCAATCAGGAGCCGGGCAGCGCGGAAGAGGCTGCTGAGTCTTGCAAAATTAATTACGGCGTTACTTTCCCAATTCATGAAAAAATTAATGTTAACGGTGAGAATGAACACCCGTTGTACACTTATTTAAAAGAACAGCAGGGCGGATTGCTCGGCAGTAAAATCAAATGGAACTTCACTAAATTTGTAATAGACAGAAACGGTGAAGTCGTAAAAAGATTCGGACCTAAGGACGAACCCAAGAAAATGGACAGCCTTATACAGGAACTGTTGTAA